TCATCCGTGATCCCCATGAAGATGAGAGTGGTCATGCCTGCTGACTATCGCCACATCAGTGACAtctttgttttgggtttaccTTGGAACAAGTGAGCCAACAGTGGGCGTGCACGGACCAATAACCGGACAGCGCCGTGAGGACGTGCGCGATCCCGATGGCAGCGAGAGCCAGGAGGCCTGCCTCCGGATACTCCGAGGCACCGTACACCCACAGCCACACGTACAGCCAGCCGGGGTAGAGGACCGTCAGGAAGGGGAGGACGGTGCCGTGGAAGAGCCGAGGCCTTCGCCTGTACAGCGTCACGGAGCTCACCAGCTCGTCACCGGTGCCACTGTCATGCTGATTGTGGCTCACAGTTTGTAGCTTGCCCGGACCACCGACGCCGTCCGCGGTCATTTTCTCCTCGCTTTTGACGTCGTTCATTGTCCTCTGCTCACCCCCTGGGCCCATTTATTACCCCCACCGCCCCGTCGTGTTgatgccggtaaaaaaaaaaaaaacgcaattcAACACGCGGAACGTTGCTCCGTTCAACCGTTGCTCCGTCCAACCAAGAACACAGTCCCTCTTCAGCTGCTGTCGCTTCCGTATACGTCAGCACGTAACGTAAGATGGATACATATCCCTTGATGGGGTCAACCGGGGAAAGCGAACATTTATGGCCCTTCCCTCAACACTAGAGAACTTTACATTTTAACCTATTTGCACATATATTAATTTTCATGACACAAACGAAATGTTTAGTTTCGAGTCCAACTAAAATTAGGCCACTGTGTCTTTAACTCACCTTGTCGTCATCGGACCGGGCCCCTCGTTGTACAAATGACATCAAAATCAACCAATAGGATCTGAAATGTTCTTCTCCTGCTGAGTTCCCGTCCAATTAGATGGTTCGTTGCCCAGTTTCATCCAATGGGATTGTAAAACGGCATGGCCACGCGCCATTTACATGACACCACGTTGAGAAGTGTGGTAACCTTCACTGATCAGCTTGATCGCTTCAAACGAGCGCAAAATAGCAAAATGTAAGAACTTTTATTGCTGCTATGTATATCCTATTGTCTTGTGGTGGTGATTGAGGTGAATATATAGATAGCAAACATTCCCTGTAATGTTGCGTGCATACTGAGTAAGATCATTGTATTAGACGTGTTATTATGTTGAAAACCATTCCAAATAACTTAAGTTACCTATTTCCTATTATGTGACCGTACCTGCAGGCAGGCGGCTATGTATATCACAGCAAAGTACTGCCATGAAGAGATGGACGCCTATGGGTCATGTGTGGCCTCCAACCCATCAGCATGGCAGGAGAAGTGTGATCAACTCAAGATGAAGTTTGCACAGTGCACATCATCACAGTAAGGCGTGTGTATTCAACCCGTGCCACCCCCCAAATTACACGCTTGTTTGGTCTCCACTAACTCCTGCATTTTGTCGCGTTAGCCCGGTGATCCAGAAGATCAGACGAGACTGTTCCAAAGAGTTTGTGGAGTTTGAGAAGTGTCTCAGGGAAAACCAGAGCACGTCTGCCTCCTGTTCGGCCCACGTGGCTCGCTTTCTCGGCTGTGCTGAGACGGTAGATCTCAGTGGAGTGGgtgagtcattaaaaaaaaaatcgttagAAGATAGGATAGGACCAGAGTGTGGGTTGttgccccaaaaaaatgttctcAAGTtactagtgagtaacttcttatttattttataaatagtgCACAAATGTTAATTtggcaaaaatataaaacagggatatacaaattcaaatattccttatgaatttaaacaaatatatatgtatatatatatatatatatttaataaaacaacataaaggcaaattcagccacaacaaaaatgatatGTCTTTCTTGGCacacgtaaaaaaaacaacatagtCAACAATGCCAACATCTGTTTAATTACTCAAAAACAACATAAGTTCTGCCAACTTACATCTTTATCTTCAGTGATGGTATACATTTCTGATGAACCAAAATACATGGTGCAAGCAATAATAACGACCTGTAGCTAAAAATACAAGTAGTGTTGCGTAATGTAGCTCAATGGAGTAAAGGTGGTGTTTGTGCTTAACAAAAATAGGAAAGTATTAATAAAAAGTAGGTTGCATTAAAAATCATCTGACACGTGCAATTCATCCCAAAAGTTACTGAAGTAAATGCGATGGACTAAATGTAGCTCGTTCCCACTCACCTCCGGAAAGGACGTTGGACAGCTCTTAAAAATTTGCACTGCCATCTTTCATTTCATCTGTGTGCTTTCGTGCAGTGTTTTCCCAACCTACGTTGAGCCGAGGGAGCCGCTTTACATCGGAAACATCACACGACACACCACAcaacaaatatgtcacaaaacgtATTGACTAGCGAAAGAATAACGGTGATCTCGTCTCGATTGGCGCAAAcctacttggttgggaatcatgggcggagtgcactacttggctgcaacaagcagaggcgctgttgattcactCTCACGCTCCGTCGCGGTAAAAGAAGACCACGGCAGCTATGGCGACGTgaatttatatactgtagaccGCTGTAGAATCAAATCCCCATCCCAATACTACTTTGCCGACAAAGGGGGCCTCTTGGGAAAGTCCAATCTCCCAACCTTTATACCTCCTTTCCTTCACCTTTGCGGAGGGATGAAAACCTGCTTCCTTTGGAACATAACCTCAAAACATCATATATCGGGACCGTCGTAAACCAAAGACCCTTTGTACTTCTATATCCCATTGAATATTATGGTGTTTATAATTCATATATCTgtgtattcctttttttttccagagacaAATCCAGTACCTGTGCCATCGTAGCATTCAACCatctttttcaacaaaaaattcCCATCATGTTTTCTTCAACTTTGCATACTGTGATTATTGTCCTATTTTGAAAATCCACTGTTACTTGCCACACTCCGAGGCTGTGTAGACTTCAAATAAACGTGACACATTCCTACGCTGTGTTTCATTAAAACTGAGGTATGTCTAACTCAACCAGTGGGGGTTTCCCCTCTTTTGTTTCCCGCTACATATATCTGCGCCCCCCTCATCTACGGTGCCGAGTCAGTGTCAAATATTAAACCGGAATGTTCCACTCCCACACAAAATCGTCCGACTACTCGCTGACTAAGAAATAGGGAGTTTGGGAAGAAAAGAGCAGGAGGAGGCCGTCTCGGAGAGAGGGGAGGATGTTGAGTAATGAGATCTGTGACCACCAAAGAGAACAAACCTTTTCTTCTTAAATGATTACGACTGGAGCGTAATAATGGCCAAAAGCACAGAAAGTGATCCAAGTGGCATCCAATTATGAGACAAACAAGGCAAGCACATTTTCGGGTGAAATTGCAGACTGTATTGAATATACAGCAACATTATACATTCAAAGCACGTCACCTTGGTAGCCACTGAACATAAGATTGCAAACTCAGCTAACACGGCACAAATAAGTTACCCTCACAAAATATCACCGTAGAAATGTGCATGTGTCAAACATGTTGTGAAAGAGTCTTCCTCCAAGCCGTAGCAGGTAAAAGCATCGctagtcctattttttttttttcattataattttttaattgcACTGCTTTGAATGAAGGCTTTGTGTTATAACCTACACTGTGACAAATAATCATGCTGCCGTTTAGTAAATAGCCGCTGTTCATCACAGAAGAAGGAACAAAATATCTACCTAACGTCATCTAATTTGAGCCGAGAGAAATAAATACGTATGGAAAGAAACTACTACAATTATATTAAACAGTCATACATTTACATTCGGAGCTCAGTGTTATGTACGGAGTGTCGAGGGACAGCGGACGGCCATTGTTGGCGCTTGCTTACGTCTTAGATGATTCGATTATAAAATCAAAAGCCAATAGTCTCTTGTAAAACCCTGTTTCCGAATAAGGTTCTATAAAGACGACCCTGTAGTGGTGTCCCaacgcaaaaataaaaaaactaaacagtatttttttttttttttttggggggggggtctgtaATAAGCCAGTCatgcaaataaaatcaaatacagtggaacctccaaagtggaacacaaGCCGTTCTGAACACATTTctccataggaaataatggaaatggaatCATCATAAAAGCTTTATTAAGCACCTGAAAATTGGAAGTACCATTTTACCGTTCTAATTGTCATAAGTATAAAAACAGTTCACCACAGTAAAAGTGAcacaaaactaaactaaactccGAGCTCGTCCGTCTCCCTCTGCGTGACGTGCGCGCACTCACGGCTGACCACGAGGCGCTCTCAAGCGACCGCACCAGTGCGACGCGACCATCGAGTTCTTGGATAGATTGAGCGGGGCGACTCACGCCGGACTCCAAAGTGCGTCACACGGCGCTCTGCTAGCCAAGCCCAAAAAATGAGGAACacagaaataatgaaaaacagtttaagatGAAATCTCTACAAGTGAGTGCGACATAGGTATTAGTCTTtgtacatgttttcagcaattatattCAAACATGTATTCATCTCTGaatttacagggtctttaaatgaATTGTATTGAATTGTTTCCCTATGTCGCAAGAGGTTCCAGTTTTCATTCTAACATTTTTCTGCGGTTTCGCTGTCACGCGACGTTTTGTTTGACGTTTGAGGCAAATGTATgcccaattttttttggggggggggggtttgaattccaaattgtgctgcttttggaggttccactgtcatgttttgaaatgttgagTTTCATATGAAGGCTGGCTTCAAAAACGTCACTTCTTCACATATATAAATAATCGGTTACATCTTAATCCTATCCAGCGTAATATCCTGAGTTGCATCtcaggtaacacacacacacacacacacacactgacctgAGAGCAAAACTGTACTCcagttaatatacagtattgtgttaCCAATCACAATGTTTTGCCGTGAATTCAGAATATATGCATCTGGACTGGTGCATTCCCTTTGAACTAAACCCTTTTGTCATATGTGATatacagtggatgtaaaaagtctacacacccctgtgtAAAAGTTGTGTGGGGaagaaaattaataaattaagaCCACGATAAATCATTTATAAACCTCTTCCACCAGTAATGCGAcctaattatataaaaaaaaaaaaaaaaacattttagagcaTGGAAGTTAAAATACACaacagataatgtggttgcaaaagtgtgcacaccctcatataccaatcacattcaaactcatgttaaacgggagtcagcacaaatctgccaccatttaaaatgcctttCGTGTTATAGGTCATTATAGCGGaacaagttttgaaatgatttatcttggtctcatttattttatacaactaaaacctggcatttgaacagaggtttgtagactttttatagcgATGGTATATAGTATgtcttgcattttttgttttgtttttttgtcttttgtttaaaaGTGCTGCTTTGTATTAAACATGACATAAATATCACAAAAGAGGTGCTTCGGCACATCTCGCACATTTCCAGTGTCTCGAAGTGATTCTCATCGTTGACAGAGAGGAGGATGACGGGAAATAACGTGCCAACCAGTGGATTGACTTTGTTTGGTCGAGTATTtggaatgcccccccccccccccccccccctccttccccCGACTATATTTTAGCGGAGGCAAGTAGACGGACAAACTCCGTCTTAGCTGCGTCTTTTGAGGTGAGAGGTGGAATAGGAAGGGCGAGCGTTTGTAAGGGTCACGAGGTGAAGTAGGAGTTTTGCATGGAGTAGAGGCGGTCGATGGGGTTCCCCACTCGCGCGGCCAGGAGGCCGCCCTCGCCGGCTGCTAGGAGGCAGTCGCCCAGGTGACCCAGGCTGCCGTCGCTGTCCAGGTCGTGGAACACCGTCTCGGATTCTGCCAAGAGGAACGGACAGTATTTGTGGACGCGTGATGGTCAAGGATGACGTCAGAACAATCTGACTAGTCGCTGAGTAAGTAACGGGAGTGTCATTGCTTTGGTCGCATGAATGATTTAAAGTGCCGACGGTTTTGCTCTTTTGCTGCTTACCGTACGGATGGAGCTGCTCGCTGTTGAGCTGAGGCGGAGTGAGGCCGTGTCGGAAGGGTTCCCCGCCGTAGATGTTGGGGTCCAGGGTGAGCAGCTGCTGTCGAGGCAGAGGGGGGTACCCCAGCATGCCGTCCATGCCGTGACCGCTGGAGCCGTCTGTGCGGACATGACCGTACGGACACTATTACGCCTCTTGGAACCAAAGTCAAACTTGCTCTGAGCCTTCCCCAAACTGTTGGAAGCAACTCATAGAATTGTCCAAAGTTCCGCTCCTTCCTCACCCTCGCTGTCGTCGTTGCTTTGGCGCCCCCCTCGACTGGCGCCCCTCCTGCCCCCTCCCAGCTGTTCCTGttcctgctgctgttgttgctgttgctgctgtcGCCGAGCGATCTTCTTCATCTGACGCAAAAAGCACGCAAGCTAAACGTCTCCGATCCGCATACGATTTTGCAGCACTTGTACGACGGAACGCGTTACCTTCGCCCTCTGGTTTTGAAACCACACTTGCACCACCCGCACTGTGAGACCCGTCTCGGCAGCCAGCGTCTCTCTCACCTGGAGGTtagatttggttttgttttattcaatgaaaaaaaaaaacacactcacaaaaaaaactcaaataaagTGATGCAACTAATTATTCCGTGACCAGCAAAACACTCGTATTTCTGATCATTAATCCGTCCTGGCGCTCCAAAAGCACTAACAAGAATTTTgagaaggtgttttttttttttaaataagaaaaattgcaatgttatgctttatttaaaaaaaaaaacatacagtcataacataattaaatagaccATAAATAATTAAACCGTtggtgcatcatgatttcatgcctTAATGCCCGCtgatattgtgctgctcctttgtCACCAGGGGGCagcataaaacaaacatacataaTACACGAGGAAGACGTTCACAACTAAGTGATGCAGTAAGCGGCAGTAAAGTGTTGctacaccgtttgtgttcaaatatccattgcttcaaGGATTTGAACTGCCGCAACATtggttcaagttttttttttttagccttccTGTGGCGTTTTTAATCACGTGTTAGCAGTAAGCTCGCAGACTTTCgtaagttatgtggtttggttaaatatacgtgtaaatc
This Phycodurus eques isolate BA_2022a chromosome 16, UOR_Pequ_1.1, whole genome shotgun sequence DNA region includes the following protein-coding sequences:
- the LOC133414681 gene encoding coiled-coil-helix-coiled-coil-helix domain-containing protein 5 isoform X2 — translated: MATRHLHDTTLRSVVTFTDQLDRFKRAQNSKMQAAMYITAKYCHEEMDAYGSCVASNPSAWQEKCDQLKMKFAQCTSSHPVIQKIRRDCSKEFVEFEKCLRENQSTSASCSAHVARFLGCAETVDLSGVETNPVPVPS
- the LOC133414681 gene encoding coiled-coil-helix-coiled-coil-helix domain-containing protein 5 isoform X1, whose product is MPVKKKKTQFNTRNVAPFNRCSVQPRTQSLFSCCRFRIRQHVTQAAMYITAKYCHEEMDAYGSCVASNPSAWQEKCDQLKMKFAQCTSSHPVIQKIRRDCSKEFVEFEKCLRENQSTSASCSAHVARFLGCAETVDLSGVETNPVPVPS